A part of Apodemus sylvaticus chromosome 19, mApoSyl1.1, whole genome shotgun sequence genomic DNA contains:
- the LOC127669448 gene encoding vomeronasal type-1 receptor 4-like → MLLNLFTSGKKNMISENVPMGILFFSQTAVGILGNWSILLHYVMSVITGKRLMSKDQILKNLTLANALVIISRAIPHIIVQLGLQYLMNDLLCKLILYSNRVSRGVSLQCTCLLNCFQVITINLNHSRWMTLAHSFSTYMIQFCSLSWLVHLLLNIRAAIHVIGPNINKNFTRKIKLGYCSAFPIGNTVTVLHLFLLCFTDGLCLSLMVWASVSMVRILYRHKSQLQYIHSPQHSLSLSPEDKTTKIILMLVCTFVFSYSMSFILVIYTVAFDNPRLWLINIFTFLDTYFPTFFPFILLSNNQSTPKNYLPCCIRR, encoded by the coding sequence ATGTTGTTAAATTTGTTTACCTCAGGTAAAAAGAACATGATTTCTGAGAACGTGCCAATGGGGATTTTGTTCTTTTCTCAAACAGCTGTGGGGATCCTTGGCAATTGGTCAATTCTTCTTCATTATGTCATGTCTGTAATCACTGGAAAAAGATTGATGTCCAAAGACCAGATATTAAAGAATCTAACTCTAGCCAATGCCTTGGTTATTATCTCAAGAGCAATACCTCACATAATAGTACAACTTGGGTTGCAGTATCTCATGAATGACCTCTTATGTAAACTTATTCTCTATAGTAATCGAGTGTCTCGGGGTGTTTCCCTGCAGTGCACCTGCCTCTTGAATTGCTTCCAAGTAATCACAATCAACCTGAACCACTCCAGGTGGATGACACTTGCACACTCATTCTCCACGTACATGATTCAGTTCTGCTCTTTAAGCTGGCTTGTGCATCTCCTTTTAAACATCAGGGCAGCTATACATGTGATTGGACCAAACATTaacaaaaatttcaccagaaaaATCAAGTTGGGATACTGCTCTGCATTCCCCATTGGCAATACTGTAACTGTACTACATCTATTCTTGCTTTGTTTCACTGATGGTCTGTGTTTGAGTCTTATGGTCTGGGCCAGTGTCTCCATGGTGAGAATTCTCTATAGGCACAAGAGTCAGCTACAGTATATCCACAGTCCCCAGCATTCTCTCAGCCTGTCCCCTGaagacaaaaccacaaaaatTATCTTGATGCTTGTGTGCACCTTTGTCTTCTCCTACTCAATGTCCTTCATACTAGTTATCTATACCGTTGCATTTGACAATCCAAGGCTGTGGCTAATAAACATATTTACATTCTTAGACACATACTTCCCTACATTTTTCCCCTTCATCCTTTTAAGTAATAACCAATCCACTCCCAAGAATTATTTACCCTGCTGTATCAGAAGGTAA